The following coding sequences lie in one Actinomycetota bacterium genomic window:
- a CDS encoding alpha/beta hydrolase, with protein DPRRARFEVMEDEAHQPFQEVPDQWNARVDAFWREVEARG; from the coding sequence CTGATCCCCGGCGCGCCCGGTTCGAGGTCATGGAGGACGAGGCCCACCAGCCCTTCCAGGAGGTCCCGGACCAGTGGAACGCCCGCGTCGACGCCTTCTGGCGGGAAGTTGAGGCACGGGGCTGA
- a CDS encoding IS701 family transposase, producing the protein MTPTQLRRIRTRLTTFAEDLFQSFPRKDQRRWGHSYLRGLLLDGRRKSVQPMAARLARGDPDADADALEQALQQFVNQSPWDPVPVRRRLAERMTAAIGPAAWVIDDTGFPKFGRHSVGVAPQYCGALGKVANCQVGVSVHAVTDQASCPLDWQLFLPEEWDADLQRRRKAHVPADQRHRPKWQLALALLDELVAWGLAPPVVLADAAYGEVGEFRLGLEQRGLVYVVQVPGTLSAYPEDVVPELAAYAGRGRRPVPRYRQHRSSLRQLVLAASAQAATTVTWREGADGEQLASRFAALRVRPAGVKLRRATQGGQLAVRWLVAEWPAGEPEPVKYWLANLPETTPLEQLVGLAKLRWRVEHDYRELKDALGLDHFEGRSWLGWHHHVTLVSVAHAFVTLERLDPKPVRRPDHLPGIARAAIPGRLLGRHVSPLPAHPAPLDPMAAPSSPPNLTEYC; encoded by the coding sequence GTGACACCCACACAACTTCGCCGCATCCGCACCCGCCTGACCACCTTCGCCGAGGACCTGTTCCAGTCTTTCCCCCGCAAGGATCAGCGCCGCTGGGGCCACAGCTACCTGCGCGGGCTGCTGTTGGACGGCAGGCGCAAGTCGGTCCAGCCGATGGCCGCTCGGCTGGCCCGCGGTGACCCTGACGCGGATGCCGACGCGCTGGAGCAGGCGCTGCAGCAGTTCGTCAACCAGAGCCCCTGGGACCCGGTGCCGGTGCGTCGCCGGCTCGCCGAGCGCATGACCGCCGCCATCGGGCCGGCCGCGTGGGTGATCGATGACACCGGCTTCCCCAAGTTCGGCCGCCACTCGGTAGGGGTCGCACCGCAGTACTGCGGGGCGCTGGGCAAGGTGGCCAACTGCCAGGTCGGCGTGAGCGTGCACGCGGTCACCGACCAGGCCAGCTGCCCGCTGGACTGGCAGCTGTTCTTGCCCGAGGAGTGGGACGCTGACCTCCAGCGGCGCCGCAAGGCCCACGTGCCCGCCGACCAGCGCCACCGGCCCAAGTGGCAGCTGGCGCTGGCATTGCTCGACGAGCTGGTCGCCTGGGGCCTTGCCCCGCCGGTGGTGCTGGCCGACGCCGCCTACGGCGAGGTCGGCGAGTTCCGGCTCGGCCTGGAGCAGCGCGGGTTGGTCTACGTGGTGCAGGTCCCGGGCACGCTCAGCGCCTATCCCGAGGATGTCGTGCCTGAGCTGGCGGCGTACGCGGGACGCGGGCGGCGGCCGGTGCCCCGCTACCGCCAGCACCGCTCGTCGCTGCGGCAGCTGGTGCTGGCCGCCAGCGCGCAGGCGGCCACGACGGTCACCTGGCGCGAAGGCGCCGACGGCGAGCAGCTGGCCTCGCGGTTTGCCGCCCTGCGGGTGCGGCCGGCCGGGGTCAAGCTGCGCCGTGCCACCCAAGGCGGCCAGCTGGCGGTGCGCTGGCTGGTGGCCGAGTGGCCTGCGGGCGAGCCCGAGCCGGTCAAGTACTGGCTCGCGAACTTGCCCGAGACCACCCCCCTTGAGCAGCTGGTGGGTCTGGCCAAGCTGCGCTGGCGAGTGGAACACGACTATCGCGAGCTGAAGGACGCGCTCGGGCTGGACCATTTCGAGGGGCGCTCCTGGCTGGGCTGGCACCACCATGTGACCTTGGTGTCGGTCGCGCACGCCTTCGTCACCTTGGAGCGGCTGGACCCAAAGCCCGTGCGTCGGCCTGACCACCTTCCAGGCATTGCGCGAGCTGCAATTCCTGGTCGCCTGTTGGGCCGGCACGTGTCCCCTCTGCCAGCGCACCCTGCCCCGCTCGACCCCATGGCTGCACCCAGCAGCCCACCCAACCTAACGGAGTACTGCTAG